In Gadus macrocephalus chromosome 11, ASM3116895v1, a single genomic region encodes these proteins:
- the snrnp48 gene encoding U11/U12 small nuclear ribonucleoprotein 48 kDa protein isoform X1, translated as MVQCPFDPNHRIPVRSLERHKSSCSLSKMGYSAEEQEGMYDSSVCYEKSNIRSVKMDEATQQQVILKARAAAPLMRMEGVFWQGEYTSQPLDVPQNHKRALCDLTVADRLALYDHVTGELNQQQQEAAANEDLYVDLVAKLKRDEQQGEPKSHLELMAEKRDYKRRRQSYRAKNVHITKKSYTEVIREVIKVHSGVLAREWKEESCEEEKEKAEKKEKEQVKEKEEEERGSISSSKRRRSDDECSESRESQASHDRRRQRSRKHSPEREDRKRKKRDSGSPDERHHERKKKKKKKKKDEKEK; from the exons ATGGTCCAGTGTCCCTTCGACCCAAACCATCGCATCCCGGTCAGATCCCTGGAGAGACACAAATCCTCCTGTAGCCTCAGTAAAATGGGCTACTCTGCTGAGGAGCAG gAAGGGATGTACGACTCTTCAGTTTGTTATGAGAAGTCAAACATAAGAAGTGTCAAAATGG ATGAAGCTACGCAGCAACAGGTGATCCTCAAGGCAAGAGCTGCTGCTCCGTTGATGAGGATGGAGGGAGTGTTCTGGCAAG GTGAGTACACTAGCCAGCCCTTGGACGTGCCCCAGAACCACAAGCGGGCGCTCTGTGACCTCACGGTGGCCGACCGGTTGGCTCTGTACGACCACGTGACCGGTGAGCTCAACCAACAGCAGCAAGAGGCCGCCGCCAACGAGGACCTCTACGTTGATCTGGTGGCCAAACTCAAGAGGG ACGAACAGCAGGGAGAGCCCAAGTCGCACCTGGAGCTGATGGCCGAGAAGAGAGACTACAAGAGGAGGCGGCAGTCCTACCGCGCCAAGAACGTCCACATCACCAAGAAGTCCTACACAGAG GTCATCAGGGAGGTGATAAAAGTGCACTCTGGGGTGCTGGCCCGAGAGTGGAAAGAGGAGAGCTgcgaagaggagaaggagaaggctgagaagaaggaaaaggagcaggtgaaggagaaggaggaggaggagaggggctcAATAAGCTCCTCAAAGAG GCGGAGGTCAGACGACGAGTGTTCGGAGTCGCGGGAGTCGCAGGCGTCCCACGACAGGAGGCGGCAGCGCAGCCGGAAGCACAGCCCGGAGCGagaggacaggaagaggaagaagag AGATTCAGGTTCTCCAGACGAGCGGCATCACGAgcggaagaagaaaaagaagaagaagaaaaaagatgAGAAGGAGAAGTAA
- the snrnp48 gene encoding U11/U12 small nuclear ribonucleoprotein 48 kDa protein isoform X2, whose protein sequence is MYDSSVCYEKSNIRSVKMDEATQQQVILKARAAAPLMRMEGVFWQGEYTSQPLDVPQNHKRALCDLTVADRLALYDHVTGELNQQQQEAAANEDLYVDLVAKLKRDEQQGEPKSHLELMAEKRDYKRRRQSYRAKNVHITKKSYTEVIREVIKVHSGVLAREWKEESCEEEKEKAEKKEKEQVKEKEEEERGSISSSKRRRSDDECSESRESQASHDRRRQRSRKHSPEREDRKRKKRDSGSPDERHHERKKKKKKKKKDEKEK, encoded by the exons ATGTACGACTCTTCAGTTTGTTATGAGAAGTCAAACATAAGAAGTGTCAAAATGG ATGAAGCTACGCAGCAACAGGTGATCCTCAAGGCAAGAGCTGCTGCTCCGTTGATGAGGATGGAGGGAGTGTTCTGGCAAG GTGAGTACACTAGCCAGCCCTTGGACGTGCCCCAGAACCACAAGCGGGCGCTCTGTGACCTCACGGTGGCCGACCGGTTGGCTCTGTACGACCACGTGACCGGTGAGCTCAACCAACAGCAGCAAGAGGCCGCCGCCAACGAGGACCTCTACGTTGATCTGGTGGCCAAACTCAAGAGGG ACGAACAGCAGGGAGAGCCCAAGTCGCACCTGGAGCTGATGGCCGAGAAGAGAGACTACAAGAGGAGGCGGCAGTCCTACCGCGCCAAGAACGTCCACATCACCAAGAAGTCCTACACAGAG GTCATCAGGGAGGTGATAAAAGTGCACTCTGGGGTGCTGGCCCGAGAGTGGAAAGAGGAGAGCTgcgaagaggagaaggagaaggctgagaagaaggaaaaggagcaggtgaaggagaaggaggaggaggagaggggctcAATAAGCTCCTCAAAGAG GCGGAGGTCAGACGACGAGTGTTCGGAGTCGCGGGAGTCGCAGGCGTCCCACGACAGGAGGCGGCAGCGCAGCCGGAAGCACAGCCCGGAGCGagaggacaggaagaggaagaagag AGATTCAGGTTCTCCAGACGAGCGGCATCACGAgcggaagaagaaaaagaagaagaagaaaaaagatgAGAAGGAGAAGTAA